From Oikeobacillus pervagus, the proteins below share one genomic window:
- a CDS encoding DNA primase family protein, translated as MYGPGRSGKSTFLKVIEQILGKSQISNVALQDLSQRFKASLLLGKLANIYADLPNKSIQDTGVFKTLVSGDSIVAEEKFGTPFSFSNKARLVFSCNELPSNYVDRTDGFYRRLIILPFLRQVPETEIDPFLLQKFQDELDGIIQWALEGLHRLIKNKFQFTKSESNKALLADYRKQSNNVIWFVEEHCELIPEQFEYSRQLYQYYKQMCLENGLQPISQTKFNKSLQNDYPKQLLRTEESNSKRIIFKGIKIRRNI; from the coding sequence TTGTATGGACCAGGACGTAGTGGAAAATCAACATTCCTAAAGGTGATTGAGCAAATATTAGGGAAAAGTCAGATTAGCAACGTGGCATTACAAGACCTATCCCAACGATTTAAAGCAAGCCTTCTTCTTGGAAAACTTGCAAATATCTACGCTGACCTCCCCAATAAATCCATTCAAGATACAGGCGTTTTCAAGACACTTGTAAGTGGAGATTCCATTGTTGCAGAAGAAAAGTTCGGCACTCCCTTTTCTTTTTCAAACAAAGCAAGACTCGTCTTCTCCTGTAATGAATTACCTTCCAATTATGTTGACCGAACAGACGGCTTTTACCGCCGTTTGATTATTCTCCCATTTTTAAGACAAGTGCCTGAAACAGAAATAGATCCTTTTCTATTGCAAAAATTCCAAGACGAGCTGGATGGAATCATTCAATGGGCTTTGGAAGGACTTCATCGTCTTATTAAAAACAAATTTCAATTTACGAAAAGCGAATCGAATAAGGCATTGCTCGCCGACTATCGCAAACAGTCAAATAACGTCATTTGGTTTGTAGAAGAGCATTGCGAACTTATCCCAGAGCAATTTGAATATAGTCGCCAACTTTATCAATATTACAAGCAAATGTGCCTTGAGAATGGATTACAACCCATCTCACAAACAAAATTCAACAAATCGCTTCAAAATGATTATCCAAAACAACTACTAAGAACCGAAGAATCCAATAGCAAACGGATCATTTTCAAGGGAATAAAGATTCGTCGTAACATCTGA
- a CDS encoding phage NrS-1 polymerase family protein produces the protein MYNKVPLELKQTKQWVCYKSIPKGERMTKVPVYPSNGKAININNKENWYTFDEVVQEIRNGNEHVSGIGFVFTGSDPCVGIDLDYCVDERGNFSSLAQEVISMFEGKAYIEFSPSGKGIHVITNGRKPESSSKNSELGIEIYDKKRYFTVTGNQISSAAILFDCQKELQALCEKYLMKKVDGNHMRTEAKNKKASHTLMKDQLLDIMFSSKGGERLRSLYDGHWENYHSSQSEADLALCNALAFYTAKDANEMDRMFRQSGLFRKKWDQIHYADGSTYGEVVINKAIEGTSVVFTANEVRTTPKPKQVDNKDAKKDLPAWYEQTQTSMRFKPGVLAKHLAETANFIYSSERFFKYEHGVYKEMPLLKVKSLIQENLLDEHSKTHHIQDTLEQWKTRIAYEGDFMDNPNLTNMINFKNGVYDLNNKTLLPHSPLFYTAVQVNAQYDPSATCHQFKKFIQESLNSSDGRLFVNSERGRRKGIHFVWTRT, from the coding sequence ATGTACAACAAAGTACCATTAGAACTGAAACAAACAAAACAATGGGTTTGCTATAAGTCAATCCCAAAAGGTGAAAGGATGACAAAAGTTCCTGTGTATCCTTCAAATGGCAAGGCAATTAATATAAATAATAAGGAGAATTGGTACACTTTTGACGAAGTAGTCCAAGAAATAAGAAATGGTAATGAGCATGTTTCAGGAATTGGGTTTGTTTTTACGGGATCTGATCCTTGCGTTGGAATTGACTTAGATTATTGTGTTGACGAGAGAGGTAATTTCTCCTCACTTGCACAAGAAGTCATTTCAATGTTTGAGGGAAAAGCGTATATTGAGTTTTCTCCGAGCGGAAAAGGAATTCATGTGATTACAAATGGAAGAAAGCCAGAAAGTTCTTCTAAAAACTCGGAGTTAGGAATCGAAATATATGATAAGAAACGCTATTTTACAGTCACAGGTAATCAAATAAGCTCCGCTGCAATTCTTTTTGACTGCCAAAAAGAATTGCAGGCTCTTTGCGAAAAATATCTAATGAAAAAGGTGGATGGTAATCATATGAGAACAGAAGCAAAAAATAAAAAAGCGAGCCATACACTGATGAAAGATCAATTATTAGACATCATGTTCTCAAGTAAAGGAGGTGAACGGTTAAGAAGTTTGTATGATGGACACTGGGAAAACTATCATTCCTCGCAAAGTGAGGCTGACTTAGCCCTATGTAATGCATTAGCTTTTTACACAGCGAAAGATGCTAATGAGATGGATCGAATGTTCCGCCAATCTGGGTTGTTTCGGAAGAAGTGGGATCAGATTCACTATGCAGATGGTTCAACTTACGGGGAAGTAGTGATTAATAAGGCAATAGAAGGGACATCTGTAGTTTTTACGGCAAATGAGGTACGAACCACTCCGAAACCTAAGCAAGTAGATAATAAAGATGCAAAAAAGGATTTACCAGCGTGGTATGAGCAAACACAAACATCAATGAGGTTCAAACCTGGAGTTTTAGCAAAGCACTTAGCTGAAACCGCAAATTTCATTTATTCGAGTGAACGGTTTTTTAAATACGAACATGGCGTATACAAGGAAATGCCTTTGCTCAAGGTGAAAAGCCTCATACAAGAAAACTTGTTAGATGAGCATAGCAAGACCCATCACATCCAGGATACTTTGGAGCAATGGAAAACCCGCATTGCTTATGAAGGGGATTTCATGGATAATCCCAACTTGACGAATATGATCAACTTCAAAAATGGCGTGTACGATTTGAATAATAAGACTCTCCTTCCCCACTCACCTCTTTTTTATACCGCCGTTCAAGTGAACGCACAATACGACCCATCTGCAACTTGCCATCAATTCAAAAAGTTTATCCAAGAATCCCTCAATTCCTCAGACGGTAGGTTATTTGTTAATTCCGAGCGTGGCCGCCGAAAAGGCATTCATTTTGTATGGACCAGGACGTAG
- a CDS encoding DEAD/DEAH box helicase family protein, which produces METKAKKGKKAKAPQLKFNKRLILNQHFLSLLGIEKFEEIGKELKKPRYESLSEDNNTNFYHFLLDEWKDKVKISPDKLLNYDNNIVAHTKRISEKRDLGFTWKYFQYLSLLFSELYLDKYFNEREKLLQSLNEYVDKFNGDKVDADKVELYQNSDLKKLAFWNATGSGKTLIMHVNILQYLHYLKASGKENELNKVILLTPNERLSNQHLEEFKISGLKAELFDKSEGGLLRLAETTIEIIDIHKIDDQEGDKTVAIDSFEGNNLVLVDEGHKGASGLVWKEKRDKLSETGFSFEYSATFGQAMKASGKNELIQEYAKCILFDYSYRYFHGDGYGKDYNILNLQDDSNEDVRQLYLTACLLTFYQQKKLFEDRKKDFSAFLLDNPLIIFVGASVLKGKKNTEASDVVDVLKFFSDFVKNEKRSVERIKRLLGGSPGLLDNKGREIFKDSFKYLINNQTSSTEEVFKDVLKTVFNSNTPGAELHVENLKGVTGEIGVRVGENSYFGVINVGDDKKLVKLCDENGLITAEKEFSQSLFQNINSPNSNINVLIGSKKFTEGWSSWRVSTMGLLNVGQSEGAEIIQLFGRGVRLKGYEFSLKRSKFIKIERPEIAIPKYIDILETLNIFGIRADYMKQFEEYLKEEDLEIDEEQEFIELPVIRNKDVDLSKLRTLKIKDGLDFKKQGPKPNLSTLEEISNRIIVDWYPKIQVQSSSGTSNDFGSMYQGKLEEEHLAFINADEIFFELQRYKNLKSWHNLNITKQGILELLRNPDWYTLLIPKEELEFTDFSNFKKWQDIAIVLLKKYCDFFYKHKKAEWEFPHLNYYVLTEDDANFIKEDKYVFTINKPEENDSLISKLNQLKELLESGKVQDIDFQKFKHANFEPFDFGEHLYNPLIYIKKNATEIEVSPVHLNEGERNFVCDLKEYFKSNESFFSDKELYLLRNKSKAGIGFFEASNFYPDFIMWLVYDRKQYITFIDPKGIRNLRGLDDRKIQLSHTIKDIEYNLTEYDDSIILNSFIIAGTSYNEVSHWGDREHFEEVNVFFQREDRDYVGKIFDKILED; this is translated from the coding sequence ATGGAAACAAAAGCAAAAAAGGGAAAAAAGGCTAAAGCACCTCAATTAAAATTTAATAAGCGATTGATTTTGAATCAGCACTTTCTTTCTCTATTAGGTATAGAAAAGTTTGAAGAAATCGGGAAGGAATTGAAGAAGCCAAGATATGAAAGTTTGTCAGAGGATAACAATACCAACTTTTATCACTTCCTTCTCGATGAATGGAAGGATAAAGTGAAAATAAGCCCAGATAAACTGTTAAATTACGACAATAATATCGTAGCACATACAAAGCGTATTTCTGAAAAAAGGGATTTGGGCTTCACATGGAAGTATTTTCAATACCTTTCTCTCCTCTTTTCTGAGTTATATCTTGATAAATACTTTAACGAACGAGAGAAGTTGCTTCAATCGCTAAATGAATATGTTGACAAGTTCAATGGGGATAAGGTAGATGCAGATAAAGTTGAATTATATCAGAATTCAGATTTGAAAAAGTTGGCATTTTGGAATGCTACTGGGTCAGGAAAGACTCTCATTATGCACGTGAATATCCTTCAATATCTGCATTATTTAAAGGCATCAGGTAAGGAGAATGAACTTAATAAGGTTATTCTCCTTACGCCTAATGAGAGATTATCTAATCAACATCTTGAAGAGTTTAAAATCTCTGGTTTAAAAGCTGAACTTTTTGATAAGTCGGAAGGTGGGCTATTAAGATTAGCTGAAACGACAATTGAAATAATAGATATTCACAAGATAGATGATCAAGAAGGTGACAAAACCGTAGCCATAGATTCTTTTGAAGGGAATAACCTTGTTCTGGTTGACGAGGGTCACAAAGGGGCTTCAGGGCTTGTCTGGAAAGAGAAACGGGATAAATTAAGTGAAACAGGTTTCTCTTTTGAATACTCAGCGACCTTTGGACAGGCTATGAAGGCATCTGGTAAAAATGAACTTATACAAGAATACGCTAAATGTATTTTATTTGATTATTCCTACCGCTACTTTCATGGTGACGGATATGGTAAAGATTATAATATCTTAAACCTGCAAGATGATAGCAATGAAGACGTTCGTCAACTTTATCTTACTGCATGTTTGCTAACGTTTTATCAACAAAAGAAGCTATTTGAAGACCGAAAGAAGGATTTCTCTGCATTTTTATTGGATAATCCTTTAATTATCTTTGTCGGGGCAAGTGTCCTAAAAGGGAAGAAAAACACAGAGGCTTCAGATGTTGTTGATGTGTTAAAATTCTTTTCTGACTTTGTAAAAAATGAGAAAAGAAGTGTTGAACGAATAAAACGGTTGCTTGGTGGAAGTCCAGGATTGCTTGATAATAAGGGGAGAGAAATCTTTAAGGATTCTTTCAAATACTTAATTAATAATCAGACAAGCAGTACGGAAGAAGTATTCAAGGATGTTTTAAAAACTGTGTTTAATTCCAATACCCCTGGAGCAGAACTGCACGTAGAGAATTTAAAAGGTGTAACTGGTGAGATTGGTGTTCGAGTTGGTGAAAATTCATATTTTGGTGTAATCAATGTTGGAGATGATAAAAAACTCGTAAAGCTGTGCGATGAAAATGGTTTAATCACTGCTGAAAAAGAATTTTCTCAATCACTATTTCAGAACATCAATTCCCCTAATTCAAACATAAATGTGCTAATTGGTTCTAAGAAATTTACAGAAGGCTGGAGTAGTTGGCGTGTTAGCACGATGGGACTTTTAAATGTAGGGCAATCGGAAGGTGCTGAGATTATTCAGCTATTCGGAAGAGGGGTACGTTTAAAAGGATATGAGTTCAGCTTAAAGAGAAGTAAGTTCATAAAAATAGAGAGACCAGAGATAGCAATACCAAAATATATTGATATTCTTGAAACGCTTAATATTTTTGGTATAAGAGCGGACTATATGAAGCAATTTGAGGAGTACCTAAAAGAAGAAGACCTTGAAATTGATGAAGAGCAGGAATTCATTGAACTCCCTGTTATCCGAAATAAAGATGTGGATCTAAGTAAGCTCCGTACCCTTAAGATTAAAGATGGATTGGATTTTAAGAAGCAAGGACCCAAACCGAATTTATCAACTCTGGAAGAGATAAGCAACAGAATAATTGTTGACTGGTATCCAAAAATTCAGGTACAGTCATCTTCGGGAACTTCAAATGATTTTGGTTCGATGTACCAAGGAAAATTAGAAGAGGAACATCTTGCGTTTATTAATGCTGATGAAATTTTCTTTGAACTGCAACGCTATAAGAATTTAAAATCGTGGCACAATCTTAATATTACAAAGCAGGGTATTCTGGAGCTACTTAGGAATCCCGATTGGTACACTCTGTTAATTCCAAAGGAAGAACTTGAATTTACGGATTTTAGCAACTTTAAAAAATGGCAAGACATTGCAATCGTGTTACTAAAGAAATACTGTGATTTCTTTTATAAGCATAAGAAGGCTGAATGGGAATTCCCTCATTTGAATTATTACGTATTAACAGAAGACGATGCGAACTTTATCAAGGAAGACAAATATGTATTCACTATTAACAAGCCAGAAGAGAATGATTCTTTGATAAGTAAACTGAATCAATTAAAGGAATTGCTCGAAAGTGGAAAAGTACAAGATATAGATTTTCAAAAATTTAAACATGCTAATTTTGAGCCATTTGATTTTGGGGAACATCTGTATAATCCATTGATTTATATAAAGAAGAACGCTACCGAAATTGAAGTTTCTCCTGTTCACTTAAATGAAGGAGAACGTAACTTTGTCTGTGATTTAAAAGAATACTTCAAGAGCAATGAATCATTCTTTAGCGATAAAGAGCTTTATCTATTACGTAATAAAAGTAAGGCAGGAATTGGTTTCTTTGAAGCAAGTAACTTTTACCCAGATTTTATTATGTGGTTAGTTTATGATAGGAAACAGTATATTACCTTTATTGATCCTAAGGGGATTAGAAATCTAAGGGGATTAGATGATCGGAAAATTCAACTTTCCCATACCATTAAGGATATAGAATATAACCTAACAGAATATGATGACAGTATAATATTAAATTCTTTTATTATTGCTGGAACATCGTATAATGAAGTTTCTCATTGGGGAGATAGAGAACATTTTGAAGAAGTAAATGTATTCTTCCAGAGAGAGGATAGAGATTATGTTGGGAAAATTTTTGATAAAATATTAGAAGACTAA